A window of Sphingobacterium kitahiroshimense genomic DNA:
ACCGTCGATATGAAACAGTATCCAATGCAGTGAGATTAATAGGAAAATCAAATCCAGATAGCAGAACAGCAATTTTATCATTCAATTACCGATTTGGAGGTTCAGATAACAGAGCAAAAGAACGCTCAACAGGTTCGGAAGATATCAAAAATAGATTATAAAAATCAACACGATGCAAAGGTGATATTCCACACCAGTATAAATAGAAAACAGCTATCAAAAGAAATTGATAGCTGTTTTCTATTTATACTTATTCGAGCGTTGTAAATACCAACAACTTTGAAAACTTCAGAACATATATCCTTACTAATTAATCTCTTTACGAAGAAGCACATTTTAGCAAGAAACCTGCCCTGCATATTAATAAACAATAAAACATGAATTTCCTAAATCATCATATGACATTCATATCAAAAACACCATAAATAGAACTATCTCAAAATTGTTATCTTTGTAAAAAAATCAAATATGTCTGTTAAGATTGGCGAAAATATAGATTTAGGAGACTTTCCATTATTGCTAGCTCCAATGGAGGATGTAAGTGATCCGCCATTCCGTTTTGTTTGTAAGCAAAATGGGGTAGATATGATGTATACGGAATTTATCTCTTCAGAAGGATTAATTCGAGACGCAGCAAAATCACGTAAAAAGTTAGATATCTTCGAGTATGAAAGACCAATAGGTATACAAATCTTCGGTTCCGAAATCGAACACATGAGACAGTCATCCGAAATCTGCACATTAGCAAATCCAGATCTAATCGATATTAATTACGGTTGTCCAGTTAAAAACGTTGCTTGCCGTGGAGCAGGTGCTAGTTTATTGCAAGATATCGATCGTATGGTCGCAATGACAAAAGCAGTCGTGGAAGGAACACATCTACCAGTTACTGTGAAGACCCGCCTTGGCTGGGACGATGACACCAAAAATGTTTATGAAGTGGCAGAACGTTTACAGGATATCGGTATTAAAGCTTTATCAATACATGGACGTACACGCGCACAAATGTATAAAGGGCAAGCAGATTGGTCTATGATTCGTGATATTAAGCGTAATCCACGCATTAAAATTCCAATTTTTGGAAACGGCGATGTAGATTCTTTAGAAAAAGCAATTGCATGGCGCCAGGAATATGAAGTTGATGGTATTATGATTGGTCGCGCCTCAATTGGATATCCTTGGATATTTAGAGAAATAAAACACTTTTTCAACACAGGAGAACGTTTAGCCGGTCCAACAATTGCTGAACGTGTAGATGTGTGCAGAACACATTTGGTTAAATCAATTGAATGGAAAGGACCTAAAACAGGTATTTTCGAAATGCGTCGTCATTATTCAAACTACTTTAAAGGTATACCAGACTTTAAAGAATACAGAATGCGATTAGTCAGTCTTCAGACATTCGAAGAGATCCAAGAAGTGTTAGACGAAATACAACATAACTTTGCAGAAGAAGCTATTTATTAAAAATAGCTTCTTCTAACTTTTAGACTTCAACATCTTCATTACCGTTTTCCTCTCGACAAAAACGGTTCCCAATAAGTAAGCAATCAACATCATATTGCCAATCCAAAAATTCCGGTCAAATACTATGTAATGGATATAAACGATCATAGTACCAACCAACATATAAGCCCCAATTTTAAAGATCTTATAAGGAATTGGATAATTCTTTTGTCCCCAAAAATAGGATAAAAATACCATTACACCATAAGTTATGGTCGTCACATAAATTGCACCGACATAGCTGTAGCGCGGAATCAGGATATAACACAATATAATTGTAATTAAAGCCCCAATACCTGAAATATAGAGACCGTATCGTGTTTGATCAGAAAGTTTATACCACACAGAAAGGTTCATATATATCCCAAGCATCACATAGTTGAATAAAATAACAGGAATAATAAATAGACCCGACCAATATTCTGCACTCTCTGAAGCAGATCCTCCTTGAATAAAATACTTAAGCCATTCAATATTGACAGACAATCCGATCATGACAACCATCATAGCAATCACAAAATATTCCATGATCATTGCATAAACCTTTTTCGAATTATCATTTTTGGCATAGGAGAAGAAAAAAGGTTCGGCTCCTAAACGAAATGCCTGCACGAAAATGCTTAAGAAAACAGCAATCTTTGCAATAGCACCATATATACCAACATCTCGGTCAGCAATACTTTTCGGTAATAATTCAGGCATTAAAATCTTATCTAGGTTTTCGTTTATGATAAATGAAATATTAGCGATCAAAATAGGAAAGCTATATCGAAACATATCACCTAACAACACCCGATCAATTTTAAAATTAAATGTTCTAATCTCGGGCAACAGCATCAACAATGTCACTGCACTCGCTACAAAATTAGAAATAAACACATAACCCAACCATGAGTTTATATACCAGCTAGAAAAATATGGTTCAGTATCCGGAAAATCTTGAAGTAAATAAGGTATGAAGACAATGAATGTCAAGTTTAAAATAACAAATGTGATGATATTGACTAACTTCAATACGCCGTAGCGCAATGGCCGACCATTAGCACGAACTTTGGCAAAAGGAACAACAGCAAGTGCATCAACGACTAAAGTAAGTCCAACAAAGTAAATATAGCTTTTATATTGACCTACAGAGTCAATATTTTCTTTTGCAAACCAATGCGCAATGTCATTAGAAAAAATAAGAATAGTTAATAGAAAAATTAAAGAAGTAAAAATGGTGACAACAAAGCTATTATTGAATACTTTAGATTTATCCTTCTCCTCAACTTTCTGTAAATATCTAAAATAGGTTGTTTCCATCCCAAAAGCTAGGAATGCATTGATCATAGCTGCCCAAGAATACATATTCGTAAATATTCCATAGGTGGAAGCTTCAAATTTACGAACGAAAATTGGCGTTAAAACAAAATTCAGTAATCTAGAGATGATAGTACTGAGACCGTAGATCAAGGTTTGACCAGCAAATTTCTTAAAAACAGACAAGATATTAAGATTTATTTAGACGATTTTTTTAGCACTTCAAAATTCTTAAAATCTTCCCAGACGCCCTCTTCACAAATCACTTCTTCCACTACTGCGCGCTCAGGTCCCTCTTCACAGAATTCTTTTAAACAATCTAGAGCAAAATCATCACCCTCTGCCTCAATATAAACAGAACCATCCGCTAAATTTCTAACAAACCCTTTAATACCCAATTGGTCGGCAACTGCTTTGGTAGATAACCTAAAATAAACCCCCTGTACTTTTCCTTTGATAGAAATATTAACATGTTTCATATCAACAAAAGTACAGAAGATTTTGAGTATTTTACTATGCTAATCTTTGCACCGTAACTTTATCAGATAATCTAAAATGTTCCATATTTTTTAATAGAACAAGACCTGGTTTTTTACCAACTTCAATTGAACCAAATTTATCATCGATATTTAAAGCCTGTGCCCCATTAATAGTAGCCCACTGGATAGATTGCTGAAAATCTAAATTATCAAAATGTTTATGTAACACTTTTAATTCATCTAAAATTGAAAGCTTATCATTGGATGCTAAACTATCTGTACCGATTACAATTTTTTGATTATCGTTTACAAAGTTCATTACTTTTGGCAATTGACCTTCAATATAAAGATTCGCCTTCGGACATAAACACCATACGATATCACGGCCCATTCGGTCCACAAAATCAAGGTCTTTCAATGACGTATACGTATTGTGAACCAAGATCAACTTATTAGGATGAGGTAAATATGGTAAATATGACTGAATTGAATTTCTAGCCTGAGCTTTAAACAAATCAGGATTTTTCCCTATTACTTTAAAGAAATCGATAAATCCTCCCGTTTTATAACGAAACAATCGATTTTCTTCATCACTCTCTTGATTATGAATACTGATAATATTAACATCAGAAACCGCTTTTTTAAATTTCTTCAGAAGTATTTTCGAACAAGAATAAGGAGCATGTGGTGTAATTGAAGAATGTGCTGGATCAAATTCATGAATCAAATCCTTAGCCTCCTGCAATCGACCATCAGCTTCATCCGGCTCTACTCCGAAGACTTCAACAAAAGTGTGGTAAAGAATCTTACTAGACTCCTTAATGTTAGATGTGTTATCAGAATTCACGTGATCTCCAACTGCCACAATACCATTATTGTACATTTCTTCATCAGCAGCAGCCATCGCTTTATCAATCACTTTTAAAGAAGTGCCACGACTTGTCATAACCAAAGAAAGAAAAGCTGGTAATCCAGTTTTTTGCGGAATCGTACCCTTCATATGGGACAATTCTAAGTGACAATGCGCATTAATAAATCCAGGAACAATAACTCCTTCAAATTTTTCAATATGCTGGCCGCTCAATTCTACGTCTTTACTTTCATAAATCCCAAGGATTTCACCATCATCATTAACTTTTACCACTCCATCTTTAATAGGTAAAGATGTAATTGGTAAGATATAGGTAGCGCTAAAATATTTCATTATTATAAAAACTTTAATAGTTACTTAGCATTCAGGTCAACGCAAAGGAACTGTGGTTATTAACGTTAAAATTCGTGCCAAAATTTAGTAAAAAAAATATTACCATTAAAAAAAACAAATTTACACAATTAGTTTAATTATTTAATCGTGATAAAAATCAAAGACTTTTAGATAAATTAACTTATAAGAATGTAACATAAATTTAAACCTTAATAAAAACTCCCTTGTTGCTAAAAATAATTAACATGAGCTAAAAGTTTGAATTTTAGCATATTTTTTGAAGGTAGGGAATAAGTTTAAATTCAGCCAATATATTATCTAAAAACCACAATTTTATTCATTTTTGTAGCGATTCAATGACGTTATGTCAGTGAAGCATCAATAAATCATGGAATTATAAATGGACATCCTTTTAGTTATTAAAAAAAGAAACCGGATCAATACAGCTACTTTAAAATCCGAAAGAAGCTAAAGATAAAGCAACACAACATTCATCATAATACAATCCTATAAACGAAAATCTATTCCACTTATTTTTACGAGCAAAACAAATTGATATTCCAAAACTCAATTCCTCAACATCCATTTTTACATTATATTTTTAGTACAGATTTTATTTAATACCTTCGCATTATCAATAAGGGGTGCCTTGTTCTACGAACACGAATAAAGGCTGAGATTATACCCAACAATACATTTATGTGTTGTGCACCTGATCCAGATAATGCTGGCGGAGGGAAAAGGTTAGTTAAATAAGTGAAAAACTGTTGTAACCCCTAGCAATAGTTTGTTTAACTCAAAATTCAATTAAAAAACATGATTAAAAATTTAATCAGCACAGTGCTATTTCTAGGAATAACATTATCCGTATCAGCTCAAAACGCTTTATCCATCAAAGTCTTAGACAATGAAACAAAAAAATCGTTACAGGGCGCAAGTATCGTTCTGACAAAAAATCAGAGTAAGAATTTAACAACTGATCGAAATGGCACTTCAAAGTTTTCAGGATTACCTGATGGACAATACGCCATAACAATCTCTTACATAGGCTATAGTACAGAAAAGAAGCAGATTGATCTGGTACAAAATACTGATCTTGAAATCTTTCTAAAACCACGTGCTATAAAAACAGAAGAAGTCCTGGTCATGGCAACACGTGCCAAAAACAACTCTTCTACAACCTATAAAAATATTAGCAAACAAGATATCGCTAAAAACAATTTCGGACAAGATATTCCATACCTACTAGATCAAACACCATCTGTCGTCATAGGATCGGACGCAGGAGCAGGTATAGGATATACAAATATGAAAATAAGAGGATCTGATAATGCCCGCATAAATGTAACATTGAATGGAATTCCGTTGAATGACGCGGAAAGTATGGGCTCATTCTTCGTCAATCTTCCCGATTTTGCATCCTCTACCGAGAGTATCCAGATTCAAAGAGGAATTGGAACTTCTACAAACGGGGCGGGATCATTCGGGGCATCACTAAACATACAATCCAATACACTCGAAAAAGAGCCGTACGTAGAATTCAACAACTCTTTCGGCTCTTATAATTCTTGGAAAAATACTTTGAAAGTAGGTTCAGGACTACTAAATAATAAATTTGCCTTTAATGTTCGTCTCTCACGTATCTTGAGCGATGGCTATATCGACCGAGCATCTTCCGATTTAAAGTCTTTTTATGTAGATGGAGGTTATTATAGTGACAAACATATTTTAAAGGCCATTGTATTCTCTGGCAAGGAAAAAACATATCAATCTTGGTACGGAACACCAGAGCCAAGATTAAACAATGATGTAGCGGGGATGAAAGATTATGCCGTCAATGATGGCTATACACAGCTAGAAACAGAAAATCTATTAAATTCTGGTCGCACTTACAACAAATACCTATATAAAAACCAAACAGACAACTACACGCAAACACATCACCAGTTACATTACACCAATTTTATCAATGAAAAACTAATTTTTAATGCGGCACTACATTACACCAGAGGTGCAGGCTATTACGAAGAATTCCGACCTGAAGACGACTTTTCAAAATACAATTTACCACCAGTCATTTCAGGAACCGATACCATCAAACAAACCGATTTGGTAAGGAGAAGATGGTTAGATAATTACTTCTATGGGACTACCTTTTCCTTCAACTATAATCCTTCACAGACAATAAAATTGACATGGGGTGGAGCTGCAAATCAATATAAGGGAGATCATTACGGTGAAATAATCTGGGCAAAATATGCTTCCGCCAGCAACTTAGGGGATAAATACTATCTCAATGATGCTAAAAAAGATGACATCAGTACATTTCTGAAAGCAGACTTTACATTCGAAAAATGGTTATTATTTGCGGATATACAGTATCGTAATATTAATTACCAAGTAAAAGGTGATGACGATAAAATCAAAGGAATGGATTTTAAAAGAAAATTCAATTTTGTAAATCCAAAATTAGGAATTACTTACCTCATCAATGAAAATTCAAATTTATACGCCTCATATGCCTATGCTAGTAAAGAACCTGTCAGAAATGACTTTGTTGATCTAAAAGGAAACAATCCCAAACCAGAGAAAATGCAAGATATCGAAGCTGGCTACCGCTTCAATAATGAAACATTTAACATCGGTACGAACTTTTATGGTATGTTCTATAAAGATCAACTTATTCCGACCGGAGCACTTAATAATGTAGGTTCTCCATTGAGAATGAATATCCCAAATAGCTATAGAATAGGCTTAGAAGTAGATGCCGCATGGAAAATTTCAGCGTACTTTGGTTGGAAAGCAACAGCGGGACTAAGTCAGAACAAAATCAAAAATTACACGGATGAAACGAGTGGAGAATTCATTAAAAAAACAGATATTGCACTTTCTCCGGCAACTATTTTATCAAGCGAGTTCACTTATCGCCCTCTTCGTTCAGTAGAAATTGCACTATTATCAAAATATATTTCAAGACAATATCTGGACAATAGTTCAGCCAAAGTAAGAAGTATAGACCCTTCATTTGTAAACAATATTAGAGCTATTTATAATTTCTCCATATTAGGTTTGAAAAATATAGACCTTGGACTTACTGTCAACAATATCCTAAATGAAAAATATCAAACCAACGGATATACTTGGGGTTATATGGACGGTACATCTCGAAAATATTTTAATTTTTACTATCCACAGGCTACAACAAATTTTATGTTAAGCCTAAACGTAAAATTCTAATAAAACAACTTGCGCCTTCAACATTATTTTAAGGCGCAAGTTGTTTTACAGCATTTTCAAGATCCATGACGTCAACAATACTTAATCAGATCAAACTCAATAGTTGGCATTTTTTTCTTAATATTGTCCTATGCGTGCAGTAATACAACGAGTTTCCAGGGCGAGCTGTTCGGTCGATAGCAAAATAACAGGTCAGATTAAAGACGGCTTACTAATCCTTATTGGGATCGAAGAGGAAGATACAATTGAAGATATGAAATGGATGGCACAAAAATTCGTCAATCTTCGAATATTTAATGATGAAAACGGTTTAATGAATAGATCGGTGCTAGACATACGTGGTGAAATATTACTTATATCCCAATTCACATTATTCGCACAAACAAAAAAAGGAAATCGCCCCTCTTTTATCCGTGCAGCCAAACCAGATAAAGCACAGCCAATGTACATACAAATGGCCCACTATCTTAGCACTTTAATAAACAGCGAAGTGCAAATGGGAATATTTGGTGCAGATATGAAAATTGATTTATTAAATGATGGGCCCGTTACCATCATAATGAATACACAGGATAAAGATAATTTCTAATACTATGACAATAAAAGAAGCACAGGAGACCATTGATAAATGGATCAATACAACAGGTATT
This region includes:
- the dusB gene encoding tRNA dihydrouridine synthase DusB, whose protein sequence is MSVKIGENIDLGDFPLLLAPMEDVSDPPFRFVCKQNGVDMMYTEFISSEGLIRDAAKSRKKLDIFEYERPIGIQIFGSEIEHMRQSSEICTLANPDLIDINYGCPVKNVACRGAGASLLQDIDRMVAMTKAVVEGTHLPVTVKTRLGWDDDTKNVYEVAERLQDIGIKALSIHGRTRAQMYKGQADWSMIRDIKRNPRIKIPIFGNGDVDSLEKAIAWRQEYEVDGIMIGRASIGYPWIFREIKHFFNTGERLAGPTIAERVDVCRTHLVKSIEWKGPKTGIFEMRRHYSNYFKGIPDFKEYRMRLVSLQTFEEIQEVLDEIQHNFAEEAIY
- a CDS encoding oligosaccharide flippase family protein — translated: MSVFKKFAGQTLIYGLSTIISRLLNFVLTPIFVRKFEASTYGIFTNMYSWAAMINAFLAFGMETTYFRYLQKVEEKDKSKVFNNSFVVTIFTSLIFLLTILIFSNDIAHWFAKENIDSVGQYKSYIYFVGLTLVVDALAVVPFAKVRANGRPLRYGVLKLVNIITFVILNLTFIVFIPYLLQDFPDTEPYFSSWYINSWLGYVFISNFVASAVTLLMLLPEIRTFNFKIDRVLLGDMFRYSFPILIANISFIINENLDKILMPELLPKSIADRDVGIYGAIAKIAVFLSIFVQAFRLGAEPFFFSYAKNDNSKKVYAMIMEYFVIAMMVVMIGLSVNIEWLKYFIQGGSASESAEYWSGLFIIPVILFNYVMLGIYMNLSVWYKLSDQTRYGLYISGIGALITIILCYILIPRYSYVGAIYVTTITYGVMVFLSYFWGQKNYPIPYKIFKIGAYMLVGTMIVYIHYIVFDRNFWIGNMMLIAYLLGTVFVERKTVMKMLKSKS
- a CDS encoding acylphosphatase, whose product is MKHVNISIKGKVQGVYFRLSTKAVADQLGIKGFVRNLADGSVYIEAEGDDFALDCLKEFCEEGPERAVVEEVICEEGVWEDFKNFEVLKKSSK
- a CDS encoding amidohydrolase family protein, with product MKYFSATYILPITSLPIKDGVVKVNDDGEILGIYESKDVELSGQHIEKFEGVIVPGFINAHCHLELSHMKGTIPQKTGLPAFLSLVMTSRGTSLKVIDKAMAAADEEMYNNGIVAVGDHVNSDNTSNIKESSKILYHTFVEVFGVEPDEADGRLQEAKDLIHEFDPAHSSITPHAPYSCSKILLKKFKKAVSDVNIISIHNQESDEENRLFRYKTGGFIDFFKVIGKNPDLFKAQARNSIQSYLPYLPHPNKLILVHNTYTSLKDLDFVDRMGRDIVWCLCPKANLYIEGQLPKVMNFVNDNQKIVIGTDSLASNDKLSILDELKVLHKHFDNLDFQQSIQWATINGAQALNIDDKFGSIEVGKKPGLVLLKNMEHFRLSDKVTVQRLA
- a CDS encoding TonB-dependent receptor, which encodes MIKNLISTVLFLGITLSVSAQNALSIKVLDNETKKSLQGASIVLTKNQSKNLTTDRNGTSKFSGLPDGQYAITISYIGYSTEKKQIDLVQNTDLEIFLKPRAIKTEEVLVMATRAKNNSSTTYKNISKQDIAKNNFGQDIPYLLDQTPSVVIGSDAGAGIGYTNMKIRGSDNARINVTLNGIPLNDAESMGSFFVNLPDFASSTESIQIQRGIGTSTNGAGSFGASLNIQSNTLEKEPYVEFNNSFGSYNSWKNTLKVGSGLLNNKFAFNVRLSRILSDGYIDRASSDLKSFYVDGGYYSDKHILKAIVFSGKEKTYQSWYGTPEPRLNNDVAGMKDYAVNDGYTQLETENLLNSGRTYNKYLYKNQTDNYTQTHHQLHYTNFINEKLIFNAALHYTRGAGYYEEFRPEDDFSKYNLPPVISGTDTIKQTDLVRRRWLDNYFYGTTFSFNYNPSQTIKLTWGGAANQYKGDHYGEIIWAKYASASNLGDKYYLNDAKKDDISTFLKADFTFEKWLLFADIQYRNINYQVKGDDDKIKGMDFKRKFNFVNPKLGITYLINENSNLYASYAYASKEPVRNDFVDLKGNNPKPEKMQDIEAGYRFNNETFNIGTNFYGMFYKDQLIPTGALNNVGSPLRMNIPNSYRIGLEVDAAWKISAYFGWKATAGLSQNKIKNYTDETSGEFIKKTDIALSPATILSSEFTYRPLRSVEIALLSKYISRQYLDNSSAKVRSIDPSFVNNIRAIYNFSILGLKNIDLGLTVNNILNEKYQTNGYTWGYMDGTSRKYFNFYYPQATTNFMLSLNVKF
- the dtd gene encoding D-aminoacyl-tRNA deacylase; amino-acid sequence: MRAVIQRVSRASCSVDSKITGQIKDGLLILIGIEEEDTIEDMKWMAQKFVNLRIFNDENGLMNRSVLDIRGEILLISQFTLFAQTKKGNRPSFIRAAKPDKAQPMYIQMAHYLSTLINSEVQMGIFGADMKIDLLNDGPVTIIMNTQDKDNF